The following coding sequences lie in one Verrucomicrobiota bacterium genomic window:
- a CDS encoding VCBS repeat-containing protein, with protein sequence MVLAQNHFGRKLESDREDAGRGLWLRGDGKGGFKTMTSTESGMRWDGEQAGLAAGDWDRDGRLDLAVAQTGDEVVLLRNRRGAAGLRVRLEDGPGNPWGIGASVRWTDTLGMSPRHAVRVGHGSGGQDAAALILAMPADGGSMEVTWPGGERTMALIEKGTREIHLRRPPGKKESGGPK encoded by the coding sequence TTGGTTTTGGCGCAAAATCATTTCGGCAGGAAACTGGAATCGGATCGCGAGGATGCCGGGCGCGGGTTGTGGTTGCGGGGAGATGGGAAGGGAGGGTTTAAAACCATGACTTCGACGGAGTCGGGCATGCGCTGGGATGGAGAACAGGCCGGGTTGGCCGCCGGCGACTGGGATCGGGACGGACGCCTTGATCTGGCGGTGGCCCAGACTGGAGACGAGGTCGTTTTGTTGCGCAATCGCAGAGGTGCGGCCGGCTTGCGCGTGCGGTTGGAAGATGGTCCCGGGAATCCCTGGGGAATTGGCGCGAGTGTTCGATGGACCGACACCCTGGGCATGTCGCCCCGCCACGCGGTGCGGGTTGGCCACGGATCCGGCGGCCAAGATGCGGCGGCGTTGATTTTAGCCATGCCCGCGGACGGAGGGTCGATGGAGGTGACTTGGCCCGGGGGTGAGCGCACGATGGCGCTGATTGAGAAAGGCACGCGGGAAATTCATTTGCGCCGTCCTCCGGGCAAAAAGGAAAGCGGCGGCCCAAAGTAG